AGAATTTAAGCTTTCAGAAATAGTTTATATCTTATCAAATCTTGAAATAACTAGATACATACCAATACTAGACGAAAATGTAATGTTTATGTCTAATGAACCAAATGTTACAACATTAGCAAATAATATAATAGAAGAAGCAAAAAAAATTACCAAAAAAGAAGATATTTCACAATTTTTATTATTAAAAATTGGAGAAAATTATAATGGATGGTTTGATGAAAATTTGTGGAACTGGATTTCTAAAAATGATATTTAATTAAAAATATAACAAAAGCAAGCATTCTAAATTTTTTTAGAGTACTTGCTTTTTATGATTTGTACTTTTATGAGAATCCTCTCTTTTTTTGACATAGCTAACAAGTAGCTAACAATTAATAAAATAGACCATTGATAAGACTTGTAAATAAAAGGAAGTGTTAAAAAGAAAAATGACCGTCCATATCGTAGTGCATTATTAATTTTCTCATATTTCCTCCTTTTGATTAATTTACTTTAATATAATACCTTCTTTAGTTAAATTTATCAATTATATTATTCTAAAAAATAATAAGAACCTCTGGGGGGAAGAGGTTCTTATCTGGGGGGGATTAAATTATTTACTACTTTTTAACACTTATTTATAATATTTAGACTGTGGATTTTATAAAAAAGTTTTAAAATCTATAAAATTTAAACTTTTAGTGAATTTTTGTTTCGAAATACTCTTTATTTCGTACTTTTTTTCTCAAAAAAAGTATATTGTTTTTTTTAGGCTTTTAGATTAAAATATAGTCTATTGCTTAATTAATTGATACTAATAAAAATAGAGTTGGATTTAGTTTGACTATATCGCATGTGCATTTTTTATTTTTAAATATACTTGAATTAAGTGATTTATAATTTCAATATTAAGCATTAAAGAGAGTAAGTTGGGTTTAGTTTAACTATATCGCATGTGTACTCTCTTTTTTATTTTAGAAATTTTTACTAAACTCCAAAAAGGTAAAACTATATATATTGATAGTTAAAATAAATACTATAATTCAAATAGTTATGTAAAATAAGTACTAAAACTAAGAGTCATATTTTTAAGAACAAAAGTCTATAAAAATGACTTCCTAATTTTAAATTTAAGAGGTATCTTTAAAAATTACCTGATTAGTATATAGGTTGTTAAAAAATGCAATGTGAAGTGATATAATAAGAAATAAAGCCCTTGAAAATATTGTATTACAAAAGGGGTTATAATATTAAAATAGTTAAAAAAGAGGTGGATTATGAGGATTTTTATATCAATTTTGGTAAATATATTAATAGTTTTGTATCTTTTAAAAACTTCAGAAACAGGATATAACATATTAGAATTAATAAATGGAATAATTTTTACTTTTAGTTTTGGATTTGGAGTCCCAGTAGTTATAAGTGGAGTTTTAGCAGTTTTAATTTTATTAACTCCAGGGATTGTAGTATACTTTTTATGGAACTATTTAAAGAAAATTACAAAATAAAAACTACACTATTTTTATATAAAAAAATCATTGAAAAAATCTGTAAATTATGTAATAATACTAGATATAGTGAAAATAAAAGTAGAACTGCACAAGATGTTGTGTTTAGGAGGCATAGGATGATAAAGGTATTTGGAAAAGAAGATTGTAGTAAATGTGAGACTTTAAAGAAAATTTTAGATGATAAAGGTCTTGAATATGAGTATACTCAGGATTTAAAAACACTTATGATCGTAGCAAGTAAGGCTAGAATTATGAGTGCACCTGTTGTTGAAAAAGATGGAAAATACTATTCTATGGAAAGCTTCTTAGAGGTTTTATAAATGAGACAGGTTATAAATAGAGCTGGAATAAGAGAAAATTTAGATATAACAAAAATAAGAGAGAAACTTTTAAGAGCTTGTGATAACTTAGAAGTTAATATGGTTGAGTTAGAAAGTCATATAGAATCAATATATGCAGAGAATATAACAACAAAAAAAATTCAGGAATCTCTAATAAATCAAGCTGTTTCTATGACAAGTTTTGAAGAAAGTGACTGGACATATGTTGCAGGAAGACTTTTAATGATGGAAACAGAAAGAGAGGTTTTCCACAAAAGAGGATTCTCTTATGGTGAGTTTTATAAAAGTATAAAAACTTTAGTAGAGATTGGAATTTATGATAATAGACTTTTAGATTATACTGCTGAAGAGGTTAAAGAGTTAGAGTCAGCTATGGATATCTCTAGAGATATGATGTATGATTATGCTGGAGCAAATATGTTTGTAAATAGATATTTGTTGAAGTATGATGGAAAGATTTATGAGTTACCTCAAGAGGTATTTATGTGTATAGCTATGCTTTTAGCTATAAATGAAAAAGATAAAGTTTCTGTGGCAAAAAGATTTTATGAAGCATTGTCACTTAAAAAGATATCTTTAGCTACTCCAATTTTAGCTAATTTAAGAGTACCAAATGGAAATCTGTCATCATGCTTTATAACAGCTATGGATGATAATATAGAATCTATTTTCTACAACGTGGATACAGTTGCAAAAATTAGTAAAAATGGTGGTGGAGTAGGATTAAATATCTCTAGAATAAGAGCGAAGAACTCTATGGTAAATGGATATTATAACGCTAGTGGTGGAGTTGTTCCTTGGGTAAAAATTATAAATGATACAGCAGTAGCTGTAAATCAACAAGGAAGAAGAGCTGGAGCGGTAACAGTGGCTTTAGATTCATGGCACCTAGATATTGAAACATTTTTAGAACTTCAAACAGAAAATGGAGATCAAAGAGGAAAAGCATATGATATCTATCCTCAAGTTGTTCTTTCAGATCTTTTTATGAAAAGAGTGGAAGAGGATTTACCGTGGACTTTAGTTGACCCTTATGAAATTAGAAAAAAATATGGTGTTGAACTATGTGAAGTTTATGGAGAAAAATTTGAAGAGTTATACTTAACTATAGAAAAGGATGAAAACTTACAGTTAAGAAAAGTTATAAAGGCTAGAGAGTTATTTAAAGAGATTATGAAAGTTCAAATAGAAACAGGAATGCCGTATATATTCTTTAAAGATAGAGCAAATCTAATGAATCACAATAGTCATGTGGGAATGATAGGAAATGGAAATCTATGTATGGAAAGTTTTTCTAACTTCTCACCAAGTGTAAACTTTAAAGAGGATACTGTTGGAGAAAATGGAGTTAGAACAACAAAATTAGGTGAAGTTCACACTTGTAACTTAGTTTCTATGAATTTAGCTGAGTTAGAAAGAGATGAGTTAGAAAATATTGTAGATATATCTGTTAGAATCCTTGATAACACAATTGATTTAACAAGAACTCCTATAAAAGAGTCAGATAAGCATAACTTAGCTTATAGAACAATTGGTGTTGGAGCTATGGGACTTGCAGACTATTTAGCAAGAGAGTTTATGATATATGATGAGTCATTAGAAGAGATAGATGAACTTTTCCAAGAGATAGCTATGTATAGTATAAAATCTTCAGCTCTTTTAGCAAAAGAGAGAGGAACTTATCCAATGTTTAAAGGTTCTTTATGGGATGAAGGAATATTTTTCCAAAAAAATAAAGATTGGTATATGGAAAATTCAAAGTTTGGAAAAGAGTGGGAAGAGGTATTTAATTTAGTTAAGATGTATGGATTAAGAAACGGTGAGTTAACAGCAGTTGCACCAAATACATCAACATCTTTACTTATGGGATCAACAGCATCTGTAAACCCTACGTTCTCTAGATTCTATATAGAGAAGAATCAAAAGGGTGCTGTTCCAAGAGTTGTTAAACATCTAAAAGATAGAGCTTGGTTCTATCCAGAGTTTAAAAATGTAAATCCTCAAACATATGTAAAAATAATGAGTAGAATAGGAAAATGGATAACTCAGGGAGTTTCTATGGAGCTTATTTTTGATTTAAATAAAGATATTAAAGCTAAAGATATATATGATACTTTCATGACAGCATGGAAAGAGGGATGTAAATCAGTTTATTATATAAGAACAATTCAAAAAAATACAAATATAATAAATGAAAAAGAGGAGTGTGAAAGCTGCAGTGGATAGAAAAAAACTTTTTAATCCTCTAGGAGATGATTCTTTATCAGAAAGAAAAGTGATAAAGGGAGATAGTACAAATATATTTAATTTGAATAATGTTAAATATCAATGGGCAAATCATCTTTATAGAACAATGATGGGAAACTTTTGGATTCCAGAAAAAATAGATTTAACTCAAGATAAAAACGATTATAAAAATTTAACTGATGAAGAGAAAGAGGCTTATGATGGAATACTTTCATTTCTAATATTTTTAGATAGTATTCAAACAAATAATATTCCAAATGTTTCAGATTATATAACTGCTCCAGAGATAAATTTGATTCTATCAATACAGACTTTCCAAGAAGCTATTCACTCTCAATCATATCAATATATAATTGAATCTATTCTACCAAAGGAGATTAGAAACTCAATATATGATAAATGGAGAGAGGATAAAGTTCTATTTGAAAGAAATAGTTACATAGCAAAAATATATCAAAGTTTCTTAGAAAATCCTAGTGATGAAAACTTTGCAAGAGTTATAATAGCTGACTATCTTTTAGAAGCTATATATTTCTACAATGGATTTAACTTCTTCTATCTTTTAGCAAGTAGAAATAGAATGATGGGAACTTCTGATATAATAAAACTTATCAATAGGGATGAGCTATCACATGTAGTTATATTCCAACAGTTAATAAGAGAGATTAAAAATGAAAATAAAGATTTCTTTAATGATGAATTAATATATGATATGTTTAAAAAAGCTGTGCAGCAAGAGATTAGCTGGACAAATCATATAATAGGAAATGGAATACTAGGTATAACAGAGGATACAACAGAGAGATATACAAAGTGGTTAGCTAATGAGAGATTAAAAGCTATAGGATTAAATCCAATTTATGAAGGATATGAAAAGAATCCTTATAGACATTTAGAAAAGTTTGCTGATACAGAGGGAGAAGGAAACGTAAAAGCTAACTTCTTCGAGGGAACAGTTACTAGTTATAACATGAGTTCATCTGTAGAGGGATGGGACGAATTTTAAAAGTAATACAAATAAAAAATGGTAGAAAATTATTTTTTCTACCATTTTTCTTTATTTTTTAGTTAAAATTAATTTATTATTTTAATATAGGCCAGTATCCTTTATTAGCTTCAATTAAATCATCTAAAATAGCTTTTGCAACAGATGCGCTTGGAACTGTTTTAGACATAGTAAGAGCTTGCCATAACTTTTGATAAGACCCTTCTATCCAAGCTTCAACAGTTAGTTTCTCAACAGAAACTTGCTGTTCCATAAGCCCTTTTTGGAATTGTGGAATTGCTCCAACAACTAATGGCTCAGGTCCTGCATTTCCAACAATACAAGGGATTTCAACCATAGCAGTAGGATCAAAATTAACTATAGCTCCATTATTTTCAACGATTAAAAGCATCTTCTCTTTTGTGTTAAAAGCAATAGCTCTAGCAAGGTCAACTATGTAAGAAGCGTGCTCATCTATATGTAGTTCAGTATTATTTGAAGTTTTATTTTTTACAATCTTATCACATTCACCAAAAACAAATTTCTCTCTTCCATCCATAACTTCATTAGCTCTTGTATACTCTTTGTTTGAGTGCTCAACAACATAATCTGGGAATAGATAATATTTTAAATATGTATTAGGTAAAGTTGTTGGATCTACAGCAAATACATCTTTTGCTTTAGCAAACGTATCACACCAACTAGCGTCTGTATGTTGGCTATCACCTTTTTTCTCCACATATCCATATTTAGCTACATGTTCTTTTAAGGCAGGCATTAAATCATTTCCAGCTTTATCTTTTATAGATTTCCACCAACCAAAGTGATTTAATCCATAATACATAATATCCATATCTTTTCTAGAATTTAAACCTAAAATTTCAGCCATTCTAACTTCAATTCCAATAGGCATATCACAGATATTTAAAACTTTAGAGTTTGGTTTTAATCTTCTAGTAGCCTCAGCAACAATAGCAGCAGGGTTAGAATAGTTTAACATCCAAGCATTAGGAGAGTATTTTTCCATGTGATTAATTAAATCAATAACTCCTCCAATTGATCTCATACCATAAGCAACTCCTCCAGGACCACAAGTTTCTTGTCCAACTACTCCATGTTTTAATGGTATTTTCTCATCTAATTCTCTCATTGGATATTTTCCAACTCTAATATGAGCCATAACAAAATCTATATCAGTGAAAGCTTCTTCAGGTTTTGTGCTATAGCTAAACTCTATTTCAGGAGCTCTTTCTTTTAAAAGAATAGCACAAGCATCTCCTATTTTAGCTTGTCTTTCAGCATCGTTATCATACATTTTAATCT
The nucleotide sequence above comes from Cetobacterium somerae ATCC BAA-474. Encoded proteins:
- a CDS encoding 6-phospho-alpha-glucosidase; translated protein: MKKFSILIAGGGSTFTPGIILMLLDNLEQFPIRQIKMYDNDAERQAKIGDACAILLKERAPEIEFSYSTKPEEAFTDIDFVMAHIRVGKYPMRELDEKIPLKHGVVGQETCGPGGVAYGMRSIGGVIDLINHMEKYSPNAWMLNYSNPAAIVAEATRRLKPNSKVLNICDMPIGIEVRMAEILGLNSRKDMDIMYYGLNHFGWWKSIKDKAGNDLMPALKEHVAKYGYVEKKGDSQHTDASWCDTFAKAKDVFAVDPTTLPNTYLKYYLFPDYVVEHSNKEYTRANEVMDGREKFVFGECDKIVKNKTSNNTELHIDEHASYIVDLARAIAFNTKEKMLLIVENNGAIVNFDPTAMVEIPCIVGNAGPEPLVVGAIPQFQKGLMEQQVSVEKLTVEAWIEGSYQKLWQALTMSKTVPSASVAKAILDDLIEANKGYWPILK
- a CDS encoding ribonucleoside-diphosphate reductase subunit alpha, encoding MRQVINRAGIRENLDITKIREKLLRACDNLEVNMVELESHIESIYAENITTKKIQESLINQAVSMTSFEESDWTYVAGRLLMMETEREVFHKRGFSYGEFYKSIKTLVEIGIYDNRLLDYTAEEVKELESAMDISRDMMYDYAGANMFVNRYLLKYDGKIYELPQEVFMCIAMLLAINEKDKVSVAKRFYEALSLKKISLATPILANLRVPNGNLSSCFITAMDDNIESIFYNVDTVAKISKNGGGVGLNISRIRAKNSMVNGYYNASGGVVPWVKIINDTAVAVNQQGRRAGAVTVALDSWHLDIETFLELQTENGDQRGKAYDIYPQVVLSDLFMKRVEEDLPWTLVDPYEIRKKYGVELCEVYGEKFEELYLTIEKDENLQLRKVIKARELFKEIMKVQIETGMPYIFFKDRANLMNHNSHVGMIGNGNLCMESFSNFSPSVNFKEDTVGENGVRTTKLGEVHTCNLVSMNLAELERDELENIVDISVRILDNTIDLTRTPIKESDKHNLAYRTIGVGAMGLADYLAREFMIYDESLEEIDELFQEIAMYSIKSSALLAKERGTYPMFKGSLWDEGIFFQKNKDWYMENSKFGKEWEEVFNLVKMYGLRNGELTAVAPNTSTSLLMGSTASVNPTFSRFYIEKNQKGAVPRVVKHLKDRAWFYPEFKNVNPQTYVKIMSRIGKWITQGVSMELIFDLNKDIKAKDIYDTFMTAWKEGCKSVYYIRTIQKNTNIINEKEECESCSG
- a CDS encoding ribonucleotide-diphosphate reductase subunit beta; translation: MDRKKLFNPLGDDSLSERKVIKGDSTNIFNLNNVKYQWANHLYRTMMGNFWIPEKIDLTQDKNDYKNLTDEEKEAYDGILSFLIFLDSIQTNNIPNVSDYITAPEINLILSIQTFQEAIHSQSYQYIIESILPKEIRNSIYDKWREDKVLFERNSYIAKIYQSFLENPSDENFARVIIADYLLEAIYFYNGFNFFYLLASRNRMMGTSDIIKLINRDELSHVVIFQQLIREIKNENKDFFNDELIYDMFKKAVQQEISWTNHIIGNGILGITEDTTERYTKWLANERLKAIGLNPIYEGYEKNPYRHLEKFADTEGEGNVKANFFEGTVTSYNMSSSVEGWDEF
- a CDS encoding glutaredoxin domain-containing protein codes for the protein MIKVFGKEDCSKCETLKKILDDKGLEYEYTQDLKTLMIVASKARIMSAPVVEKDGKYYSMESFLEVL